Proteins encoded by one window of Arachis hypogaea cultivar Tifrunner chromosome 1, arahy.Tifrunner.gnm2.J5K5, whole genome shotgun sequence:
- the LOC112707275 gene encoding protein FAR1-RELATED SEQUENCE 4 isoform X2 — translation MDNLEVDVAIEAISCSLPSGAIEERHHKAALQWENTITGVDQRFNSFSEFRDALHKYSIAHGFAYKYKKNDSHRVTVKCKSQGCPWRIYASKLSTTQLICIKKMNSNHTCEGSAVKAGYRATRGWVGSIIKEKLKASPNYKPKDIADDIKREYGIQLNYSQAWRAKEIAREQLQGSYKEAYTQLPLFCEKIKESNPGSFAAFTTKEDSSFHRLFVSFHASISGFQQGCRPLLFLDQTPLNSKYQGELLAATAVDGNDAIFPVAFAVVDAETEDNWHWFLQELKSAISPSEEITFVAHFENGLKNSIAEVFDKGHHGYCLRHLADKLNKDLKGQFSHEARRFLINDFYSAAYAPKSETFDRCVENIKGISPEAYEWVVQSQPEHWANAYFSGIRYNHMTSNVGQQFYSWVSEAHELPITQMIDVLRGKMMEAICARREESNQWITKLTPSKEEMLQKETSVARSLQVLLLQGSTYEVRGESVDTVDMDRLDCSCKGWQLSGLPCCHAIAVCECSDRSPYDYCSRYFTVENYRQTYTESIHPLPDDFEKPVNGESTMIVTVTPPPTKRPPGRPKMKQVETIDVIKRQLQCGKCKGLGHNRKTCKNV, via the coding sequence ATGGATAACCTTGAGGTGGATGTAGCTATTGAAGCCATTTCATGTTCTCTTCCTTCTGGGGCCATTGAAGAGAGGCATCATAAAGCTGCACTACAATGGGAAAATACCATCACTGGAGTGGACCAGAGGTTTAATAGTTTCAGCGAGTTCCGTGACGCATTGCATAAATACTCTATTGCACATGGGTTTGCTTACAAATATAAAAAGAATGACAGTCATCGTGTCACTGTCAAATGTAAATCCCAAGGCTGTCCATGGAGGATATATGCATCAAAATTGTCAACCACGCAATTGATTTGCATTAAGAAAATGAACTCAAATCATACTTGTGAAGGATCTGCTGTTAAAGCTGGGTATCGGGCAACTAGGGGTTGGGTAGGAAGTATCATCAAAGAGAAGTTGAAAGCGTCACCCAATTACAAGCCAAAGGATATAGCAGATGACATAAAGCGGGAATATGGGATTCAGTTAAATTATTCTCAAGCATGGCGGGCGAAAGAGATTGCTAGAGAGCAACTCCAAGGCTCCTATAAAGAGGCATATACCCAGTTACCATTATTCTGCGAGAAGATAAAAGAGAGCAATCCAGGGAGCTTTGCTGCATTTACGACTAAAGAGGACTCAAGTTTCCATCGTCTGTTTGTATCATTTCATGCCTCAATATCTGGTTTCCAGCAAGGCTGTCGCCCTCTTCTTTTCCTTGACCAAACTCCTTTAAATTCGAAGTACCAAGGGGAATTATTGGCTGCAACAGCTGTGGATGGGAACGATGCCATTTTTCCCGTAGCATTTGCCGTTGTAGATGCTGAGACAGAGGATAACTGGCATTGGTTTCTGCAAGAGCTGAAGTCAGCAATATCACCATCTGAGGAGATTACATTTGTTGCACATTTTGAGAATGGTCTAAAAAATTCAATAGCTGAGGTATTTGACAAAGGCCACCATGGATATTGTTTACGCCACCTTGCTGACAAACTGAACAAGGATTTGAAGGGACAATTCTCTCATGAGGCCAGACGATTCTTGATTAATGATTTCTATTCTGCTGCTTATGCACCCAAATCAGAGACCTTTGATCGTTGTGTTGAGAACATAAAAGGTATTTCTCCTGAAGCCTATGAATGGGTTGTACAAAGTCAGCCAGAGCACTGGGCCAATGCATACTTTAGTGGAATAAGGTATAATCATATGACATCAAATGTTGGACAACAATTCTACAGTTGGGTTTCCGAGGCACACGAGTTGCCAATTACCCAAATGATTGATGTATTACGGGGTAAAATGATGGAAGCAATTTGTGCACGAAGGGAGGAATCTAACCAATGGATAACCAAATTGACACCATCCAAGGAGGAAATGCTTCAAAAAGAAACATCAGTTGCTCGTTCACTTCAAGTGTTGCTCTTACAAGGTAGCACATATGAGGTCCGCGGAGAATCCGTTGATACTGTTGATATGGATCGTTTAGATTGTAGCTGCAAGGGATGGCAACTCAGTGGACTGCCTTGCTGTCATGCAATTGCTGTCTGTGAATGTTCTGATAGGAGCCCATATGATTATTGTTCTAGATACTTCACTGTCGAGAATTATCGGCAAACGTACACAGAATCGATTCATCCCCTGCCAGATGATTTTGAAAAACCAGTCAACGGTGAATCGACCATGATAGTTACAGTGACCCCTCCACCAACTAAGCGGCCCCCGGGCCGGCCAAAAATGAAGCAAGTTGAAACGATAGACGTAATCAAACGTCAGCTTCAGTGCGGCAAGTGCAAAGGACTTGGGCACAATAGGAAGACATGCAAAAATGTATAG
- the LOC112707275 gene encoding uncharacterized protein isoform X3 encodes MASRVVMVMVMVAVVLVCGIECTTKEEGVDYQKAKAKTTETENKAAETAKEGKEATESWTGWAKDKITETLGFKHPDEYAGETAQRTKEYAGDAAQKTKDYTDSAAEKAKEYGDDAAHKTKDYAGSAAEKAKDYGGDAAGKTKEYAGSTAQKAKEYGGDAAQKSKEYASDAAQKTKEKVQDYASGAGEYSAEKAREMKDMAAEKASDLANAAKEKAQYIKNVATSTAGSAKDKASESINDAKDRAAERVEEANQKAKKEAEESERETNEQMEWVKEKAKEGYDAAKDKLGAGQRRDSEL; translated from the exons ATGGCTTCAAgggtggtgatggtgatggtgatggtggctGTCGTGTTGGTTTGTGGCATTGAATGCACGACCAAAGAGGAAGGGGTTGACTATCAGAAGGCCAAAGCCAAGACGACGGAGACGGAAAACAAGGCGGCGGAGACGGCCAAGGAAGGGAAAGAAGCCACCGAGTCATGGACTGGTTGGGCCAAAGATAAAATAACCGAAACTCTTGGCTTCAAGCACCCCGACGAATATGCCGGTGAAACTGCTCAGAGAACAAAAGAATACGCCGGTGATGCGGCGCAGAAGACCAAGGACTATACTGACAGCGCCGCTGAGAAGGCGAAAGAGTATGGTGATGATGCGGCACACAAGACCAAGGATTATGCAGGTAGTGCTGCTGAGAAAGCAAAAGATTATGGCGGTGATGCTGCCGGAAAGACCAAGGAATATGCCGGTAGCACCGCGCAGAAGGCCAAGGAATACGGCGGTGACGCTGCTCAGAAGTCTAAGGAATATGCCAGTGACGCTGCtcagaaaaccaaagaaaaggtCCAGGACTATGCCTCTG GGGCTGGCGAATACAGTGCAGAGAAGGCAAGAGAAATGAAGGACATGGCGGCGGAGAAAGCAAGTGACTTGGCAAATGCGGCGAAGGAGAAAGCACAATATATCAAGAACGTGGCAACCAGTACCGCTGGCTCCGCCAAGGACAAGGCCTCAGAATCCATTAACGACGCCAAGGATAGAGCCGCGGAGAGAGTTGAAGAAGCCAATCAGAAGGCAAAGAAGGAAGCTGAAGAGAGCGAGAGAGAAACCAATGAGCAAATGGAGTGGGTTAAAGAGAAGGCTAAGGAAGGTTATGATGCTGCCAAAGATAAACTTGGTGCTGGTCAACGCAGAGATTCTGAACTTTAA